From a region of the Nitrospirae bacterium YQR-1 genome:
- a CDS encoding efflux RND transporter periplasmic adaptor subunit: MKFSGWVKKHKKISYGILFVVLSVVVWIIYRAFFAPGWYEIMETAKVERSSLENIVVQTGIIKPQVGSSVKIGSRTTGEIVAMYARVGHEVKKGQLIAKIDDRDIKKEIEELKINISRVEANLAKLRGSYPQKVSEANNELQQKRSKAELAKLQYERQEALLEKGYISKNDYDVARAGYIQAERDALRSHDTLMRTKTENTGDIKIAESELALLKHSLQRAEIRLSYTDIVSPIDGVVTEVTAQEGETVVTGLQVANLVTVLSPGRLDMWIYVDEADIGRIRKGLEAKFTVDTYPDKTFKVVIDRVDPQPLVKDNIVYFQAIVTLPKEVAALLRPEMTTHVKVLTETKQNVLTVPNGAVKYEDGKHLVYLVKGSGGIEKANVKIGIRGQQRTEILSGIGEGAVVASKIIIKKAPKKKTKK, from the coding sequence TTGAAATTCTCAGGCTGGGTAAAAAAACATAAAAAAATATCTTATGGTATCCTCTTTGTTGTATTATCAGTAGTAGTCTGGATAATCTACAGAGCTTTTTTTGCTCCCGGCTGGTATGAGATTATGGAAACTGCTAAGGTGGAGCGTTCATCGCTGGAAAATATCGTAGTGCAAACCGGAATAATCAAGCCTCAGGTGGGCTCAAGCGTAAAGATAGGGTCAAGAACGACAGGTGAAATTGTTGCCATGTATGCCCGTGTCGGGCACGAGGTAAAAAAGGGGCAGTTGATAGCTAAAATTGATGACAGGGATATAAAAAAGGAAATAGAGGAGTTAAAGATAAACATTTCCAGGGTGGAGGCAAATCTTGCCAAACTCAGGGGAAGTTATCCACAGAAAGTGAGTGAGGCTAACAATGAGCTTCAGCAAAAGAGGTCGAAGGCAGAGCTTGCAAAATTGCAGTATGAGCGTCAGGAGGCGTTGTTAGAGAAGGGCTACATATCCAAAAACGACTATGATGTTGCAAGGGCGGGGTATATTCAGGCGGAGCGGGACGCATTGCGCTCACATGACACGCTGATGCGTACAAAGACGGAGAATACCGGAGACATAAAGATAGCTGAAAGTGAGCTGGCTTTACTCAAACACAGTCTGCAAAGGGCTGAGATCAGGCTTTCCTATACGGACATAGTCTCTCCGATAGACGGTGTGGTTACGGAGGTAACGGCTCAGGAGGGTGAGACGGTGGTGACGGGGCTGCAGGTGGCTAATCTTGTGACAGTGCTCTCCCCGGGAAGGCTTGACATGTGGATATATGTGGATGAGGCGGATATTGGGCGGATACGAAAGGGACTTGAGGCGAAGTTTACGGTAGATACGTACCCTGATAAGACCTTTAAAGTGGTTATTGACCGGGTGGATCCGCAGCCCCTTGTTAAGGATAACATCGTATATTTTCAGGCAATTGTGACACTTCCTAAAGAAGTGGCTGCACTTTTGCGCCCAGAGATGACAACCCACGTTAAAGTTCTGACTGAGACAAAGCAAAACGTCTTGACTGTACCCAACGGTGCAGTGAAGTATGAGGATGGCAAACATCTGGTCTATCTGGTAAAAGGCAGCGGCGGGATAGAGAAGGCAAATGTAAAGATTGGGATAAGAGGACAGCAGAGGACTGAGATACTCTCAGGCATAGGTGAGGGAGCTGTGGTAGCCTCAAAGATTATAATAAAAAAGGCGCCTAAGAAAAAAACGAAAAAATAG
- a CDS encoding HAMP domain-containing histidine kinase has product MRTKLFLSFAAVIITALISNLIFKWLITKDFNDYVAANEAQNILWVVSTVQDAYHVKGERCENQLYDAVHWGLMLGLYVNITDKDGKVVMDVKSVFSGLHSAMTRSMEDILKTGKKGQQYKDYPIVIDGDLQATVRIWPVTGYGYPSLKEKLFKTRGKYFLLISFLIAGGGAVILSVLFSVYLSKPLKRLIAATAKIGGGEFNVHIPAATKDEIGDLARSFNFMASALRREDEQRKQIMSNIAHELRTPLTVMRANVEAAIDGVAESPQKCLSVIASEVERLASLVKGIEDAARAEETFFRKPVYEEFLITPFLRDMIEPFMAQAAKKGVYISLLNKDDTVKTIGDREKLSIILHNLLSNALKFTDAGSITASYEITAEHLVITVRDTGRGIADSEKPLVYNRYYSGKHSGGMGVGLAVVKELTEVLNGEVSLQSHIGKGSTFTVRLPLV; this is encoded by the coding sequence ATGCGGACTAAACTGTTTCTGTCCTTTGCGGCTGTGATAATAACGGCTCTGATTTCAAATCTGATTTTTAAGTGGTTGATTACGAAAGACTTTAACGACTATGTAGCGGCAAATGAGGCTCAGAACATTTTATGGGTTGTTTCAACAGTGCAGGATGCATATCATGTAAAGGGGGAGCGCTGTGAGAACCAGTTGTATGACGCCGTACACTGGGGACTTATGCTGGGGCTGTACGTAAATATTACAGATAAAGACGGTAAGGTGGTAATGGACGTAAAGAGTGTTTTTAGCGGGCTCCATAGCGCTATGACACGCAGCATGGAGGACATTCTAAAAACAGGGAAAAAAGGGCAACAATACAAAGACTATCCAATAGTGATAGACGGAGACCTACAGGCAACCGTGCGGATATGGCCTGTTACCGGCTATGGATACCCATCTTTAAAGGAGAAATTGTTTAAAACGCGCGGTAAGTACTTTTTATTAATATCTTTTTTAATAGCAGGCGGCGGGGCGGTTATCCTGTCGGTGCTTTTTAGCGTGTATCTTTCAAAACCTCTAAAGCGGCTTATAGCGGCAACGGCAAAAATAGGCGGTGGTGAATTTAATGTGCACATTCCTGCTGCTACTAAAGATGAAATAGGCGATCTGGCAAGGTCGTTTAATTTCATGGCCTCCGCCCTCAGGCGTGAAGATGAGCAGAGAAAGCAAATCATGTCTAACATAGCTCATGAGCTTAGAACCCCTCTGACGGTTATGAGAGCAAACGTTGAGGCTGCCATAGACGGCGTTGCAGAGAGTCCGCAAAAGTGCCTTTCGGTTATTGCTTCAGAGGTTGAGAGGCTTGCCTCTCTTGTTAAAGGAATAGAGGACGCTGCAAGGGCTGAGGAGACTTTTTTCAGGAAACCTGTTTATGAAGAGTTTTTAATTACCCCCTTCCTCAGAGATATGATTGAGCCCTTTATGGCGCAAGCTGCAAAAAAAGGCGTTTATATTTCGCTTCTTAATAAGGATGATACAGTAAAAACTATTGGAGACAGAGAAAAGCTCTCTATTATATTACATAATCTCCTCTCTAATGCCCTTAAATTTACAGATGCCGGAAGTATAACGGCCTCTTATGAAATAACCGCGGAGCATCTGGTCATAACAGTCAGGGACACCGGCAGGGGGATTGCCGATAGTGAAAAACCGCTGGTTTATAACCGGTACTACAGTGGTAAGCATTCGGGAGGTATGGGGGTGGGGCTTGCCGTAGTGAAGGAACTTACTGAGGTGCTAAACGGTGAGGTGTCGCTTCAATCACACATAGGCAAGGGAAGCACCTTCACCGTCAGACTGCCTCTGGTTTAA
- the rfaQ gene encoding putative lipopolysaccharide heptosyltransferase III: protein MILLKEIPVDNDREIKSILVIKLRHIGDVLLTTPVFSTLRRAFPQARIAALINSGTEEVLSGHPSIDEIIVFDRKIKKFSFLKRYAEEFKFLKSIGGSFDVAIDLTGGDRAAIISRMSGAWLRAAKDSGKMSLWGKNHLYTHRFVLDGLTHVVMQNLDLVQRLFSIHDETMDYTVHIHVPERQREDVNRLFKANGVSEYDRVVHVHPPSRWFFKCWPDEYMAGIIDKLTCFGVRVVVSSSPDEKEIERANHILSLVKEKSGGSGSGVISLVGKTTLKGLAAVSERSALFFGVDSAPMHIAAALNTPVVALFGPSGVFNWGPWDNRHSVKFPYSKRNSVQHSGIHTAIQRHWDCIPCGQDGCDGLKKSRCLDDIAVSEVWSVIKGKLESGSFQV, encoded by the coding sequence ATGATTTTGTTAAAGGAAATACCGGTGGATAACGACAGAGAGATAAAATCTATCCTTGTGATTAAACTCAGACACATTGGGGATGTGTTGTTAACTACCCCTGTCTTTAGTACACTCAGAAGAGCATTTCCACAGGCCCGCATAGCGGCATTAATTAACTCAGGCACTGAGGAGGTGCTCTCAGGGCATCCATCCATAGATGAGATAATCGTATTTGACAGAAAAATTAAAAAATTCTCTTTTTTAAAGAGATATGCGGAAGAATTTAAATTTTTAAAAAGTATCGGCGGGAGTTTTGATGTTGCTATAGATTTAACGGGAGGCGACAGAGCGGCAATAATATCACGTATGAGTGGTGCATGGCTGCGGGCGGCAAAAGATTCAGGTAAAATGAGCCTATGGGGAAAGAACCACCTCTACACGCATCGCTTTGTTCTTGACGGATTAACCCATGTGGTTATGCAAAACCTCGACTTGGTGCAGAGGTTGTTCTCAATCCACGATGAAACCATGGATTACACTGTTCATATACATGTGCCGGAAAGACAACGGGAAGACGTCAATAGGTTATTTAAAGCCAACGGTGTTTCAGAGTATGACAGGGTGGTTCATGTGCATCCGCCCTCGAGGTGGTTTTTTAAGTGCTGGCCGGATGAGTATATGGCCGGCATAATAGATAAACTTACTTGCTTTGGAGTTAGGGTGGTCGTATCATCATCACCGGATGAAAAGGAAATAGAGAGGGCAAACCACATTTTATCGTTAGTCAAAGAAAAGAGCGGCGGCTCCGGTAGTGGAGTAATCTCGCTTGTGGGAAAGACTACACTTAAAGGCCTTGCCGCCGTCTCTGAAAGGAGTGCATTGTTTTTTGGAGTTGACTCAGCACCTATGCACATAGCTGCAGCGCTTAATACGCCTGTGGTGGCTCTGTTTGGCCCCTCCGGGGTATTTAACTGGGGTCCGTGGGACAACCGGCACTCAGTTAAATTTCCGTACTCTAAAAGAAATTCAGTTCAGCACTCCGGTATTCACACAGCGATTCAACGGCACTGGGACTGCATCCCCTGCGGGCAGGACGGCTGCGACGGGTTAAAGAAAAGCAGATGCCTTGACGATATCGCCGTCTCTGAAGTCTGGAGCGTTATAAAGGGAAAATTAGAGTCGGGGAGTTTTCAGGTGTAA
- a CDS encoding dihydropteroate synthase has product MLIIGEKLSIIAKRVREAMNKRDKGPIQEIAKAQFEAGAGMIDANIGPAEGIEDLMEWMVTTIQEVVPAPICLDTTNYDALEKGLKVHNNEWGKPLINSTSNDPERFPILELAAKYNCDVIGLTVGKGGLPADAEERSAIAAEIMARAMEYGLPVENIYLDPLVLQIATTQDQAIKVIHTIKMFQELNDPPMKTVVGLSNISNGCPKPIRPILNNHFLALLMYEGLTAAIADAHEIITTAKTVDAIMNKTLYAHSYLEM; this is encoded by the coding sequence ATGTTGATTATAGGTGAAAAGTTAAGCATAATAGCCAAAAGGGTCAGGGAGGCCATGAACAAAAGGGATAAGGGGCCGATTCAGGAGATAGCAAAGGCTCAGTTTGAGGCGGGGGCAGGGATGATTGACGCCAACATCGGCCCTGCCGAGGGTATAGAGGACCTCATGGAATGGATGGTTACAACCATTCAGGAAGTGGTGCCTGCTCCCATATGCCTTGACACTACCAACTACGATGCACTTGAAAAGGGACTTAAAGTGCACAATAACGAATGGGGCAAGCCTCTTATCAATTCCACATCAAATGATCCCGAACGTTTCCCGATTCTTGAGCTGGCCGCAAAGTACAACTGTGATGTTATCGGCCTTACAGTCGGTAAGGGCGGGCTGCCTGCCGACGCCGAGGAACGCTCCGCCATTGCCGCCGAAATTATGGCAAGAGCAATGGAGTACGGTTTACCGGTAGAAAACATCTACCTCGATCCGCTGGTTCTTCAGATTGCCACCACACAAGACCAGGCTATTAAGGTCATTCACACCATTAAAATGTTTCAGGAACTAAACGATCCTCCCATGAAAACCGTTGTCGGCCTGAGTAACATCTCCAACGGCTGCCCAAAACCCATCAGGCCGATTCTCAACAACCACTTTTTAGCGCTTCTGATGTACGAGGGACTGACGGCAGCCATAGCGGATGCACACGAAATTATAACTACAGCTAAAACCGTGGACGCTATTATGAATAAAACACTCTACGCCCACTCATATCTCGAAATGTAG
- a CDS encoding response regulator transcription factor, producing the protein MKKILLIEDEKKIADIVIMYLKREGYEALYAQTGAEGLDLMSGNPDLIILDLMLPDMDGEDIATTIRENSDIPIIMLTAKSYEKDILKGFNSGADDYVIKPFSPGELMARIKAQLRRSDNKGDTLSFNNGSLLIDKPKKAVVLNGTVLPLTHTEFRLLAALSEHPGRVMNREQLLSAALGYDFEGSDRAVDAHVKNLRRKIGDDNKNPHFIKTVYGVGYSFSGIRDAD; encoded by the coding sequence ATGAAGAAAATTTTATTAATAGAAGACGAAAAAAAGATAGCCGATATAGTAATTATGTATCTTAAAAGAGAGGGCTACGAGGCGCTTTATGCCCAAACCGGCGCAGAGGGGCTTGACCTGATGAGCGGCAATCCGGATTTAATAATCCTCGATCTTATGCTTCCAGACATGGACGGAGAGGACATAGCTACAACAATAAGGGAAAATTCAGATATCCCAATAATAATGCTTACGGCAAAGAGCTACGAAAAGGACATATTAAAAGGCTTTAACTCCGGCGCAGACGACTATGTGATAAAACCCTTCAGCCCCGGAGAGCTTATGGCAAGGATAAAGGCACAACTTAGGCGCTCTGACAACAAGGGCGACACTTTGTCTTTTAATAATGGAAGCCTTTTAATCGATAAACCTAAAAAAGCAGTTGTTTTAAACGGTACTGTTTTGCCGCTGACCCACACGGAGTTCAGATTACTCGCAGCACTATCTGAACACCCAGGCAGGGTAATGAACCGTGAGCAACTATTAAGCGCAGCTTTGGGATATGATTTTGAGGGCTCAGACAGGGCAGTGGATGCACATGTTAAGAATCTTCGGCGAAAAATTGGGGATGACAATAAAAATCCGCATTTTATAAAAACCGTCTATGGCGTGGGTTACAGTTTTTCAGGAATCAGGGATGCGGACTAA
- a CDS encoding acetyl-CoA decarbonylase/synthase complex subunit delta yields MAFTPPKETYTGKVYPVTIGSGDKAVTFGGENVLPFHSFEGSTPNRPVIAYEIMDVPPTDWPDKVKEPYAAVSDDPVKWAKFCEQDLKAKAIALRLYGTHPDSGNKSADDAVKVVKDVLAAISVPLIIIGSNHAEKDTDVLVKVSEAAKGNTCVIGKAQEANYKTIAASAMANGHMLIAMSELDINLSKQLNIMITQLGFTKEKIIIDPMCSALGYGLEYTYTVMERIRLTALTLNDATMQQPMLGDVGMYVWKIKEVTASEDILPEWGALTERGVAWEAQTAASLLLSGAELLIMRHPEAVRAVDAFIDELV; encoded by the coding sequence ATGGCATTCACACCACCTAAAGAGACATATACCGGTAAGGTGTATCCGGTAACTATAGGCAGCGGTGACAAAGCGGTCACATTCGGCGGAGAAAACGTTCTTCCCTTTCATTCATTTGAAGGTTCAACTCCCAACAGACCTGTAATCGCTTACGAAATAATGGATGTACCGCCGACGGACTGGCCGGATAAAGTTAAAGAGCCCTATGCCGCAGTGTCGGATGATCCGGTAAAGTGGGCTAAATTCTGTGAGCAGGACTTAAAGGCTAAAGCTATCGCTCTTAGGCTCTATGGCACGCACCCCGACAGCGGCAATAAATCCGCCGACGATGCTGTTAAAGTCGTTAAAGACGTCCTTGCCGCCATATCAGTGCCTCTTATCATTATCGGCAGCAACCATGCGGAAAAGGACACCGATGTGCTGGTAAAGGTTTCGGAGGCGGCCAAGGGTAACACCTGTGTAATCGGTAAGGCACAGGAGGCTAACTATAAAACTATAGCCGCATCAGCCATGGCTAACGGACACATGCTTATAGCAATGTCGGAGCTTGATATAAATCTCTCCAAACAACTTAACATCATGATAACCCAGTTAGGCTTTACCAAAGAGAAAATAATAATAGACCCTATGTGCTCGGCTCTTGGTTACGGCCTTGAATATACATACACGGTTATGGAAAGAATCCGTTTGACGGCTTTAACCTTAAACGATGCTACCATGCAGCAGCCGATGCTTGGCGATGTTGGAATGTATGTGTGGAAAATCAAGGAGGTTACAGCCTCAGAGGACATACTGCCTGAGTGGGGCGCACTCACTGAGAGGGGTGTCGCATGGGAGGCGCAAACCGCCGCATCGCTGTTACTTTCCGGAGCGGAGCTTCTTATAATGAGGCATCCGGAAGCTGTAAGAGCAGTTGATGCCTTTATTGATGAGTTAGTGTAA
- a CDS encoding glycosyltransferase family 4 protein translates to MKIAFIRKRFDPYGGAENYLQTLISRLISEGHNIAVITKDWRQTEGVAFYKVPTSPLFSTVSFNRDVKKVIKNLQFDCTVSFERTTSQDIYRAGDGCHSCWLKLRGVIESPLRQLSFKINPSHRTILKIEQECFQTTPLIVANSNMVKRQIMDNYGVSERKIRVLYNGADLRRFTLGNRGAYRAGLRREHGIACDMPVLVFAGSGFKRKGLAALINAVSLIGDDIRVLVAGKGDIEKYKRMAKKMRVSERFIFLGPVKEIERVYAAGDIFVLPTIYDPFSNATLEAMASGLPAVTTTFNGASELIEPWINGAVLDDPLDYEALAVAITTALPHAAEMGKSAWVKAGGFSIEHAATEFISLIDDFVKGNTGG, encoded by the coding sequence ATGAAAATAGCCTTTATAAGAAAGCGCTTTGATCCCTATGGTGGTGCCGAAAACTATCTTCAAACCCTGATTAGCCGCTTAATATCAGAGGGGCACAATATAGCAGTTATCACCAAAGACTGGAGACAAACAGAAGGAGTGGCTTTTTATAAAGTTCCAACCAGTCCGCTGTTTTCCACCGTGTCTTTTAACAGGGACGTAAAAAAGGTCATCAAAAATCTACAGTTTGACTGCACAGTCAGCTTTGAGCGCACAACATCTCAGGACATATACAGGGCGGGAGACGGCTGCCACAGCTGCTGGCTAAAGCTCAGAGGTGTTATTGAAAGCCCACTGAGACAACTGTCTTTTAAAATAAATCCCAGCCACAGGACAATCCTAAAAATTGAACAAGAGTGTTTTCAAACAACCCCTCTGATTGTTGCAAACTCAAATATGGTAAAACGGCAGATTATGGATAACTACGGAGTTAGTGAAAGAAAAATCAGGGTTTTATATAATGGAGCGGACCTCAGGAGATTCACTTTAGGCAACAGAGGTGCTTACAGAGCCGGATTAAGGCGGGAGCATGGGATTGCCTGTGATATGCCGGTTTTGGTGTTTGCAGGCTCAGGGTTTAAGCGAAAGGGGTTGGCGGCACTAATAAATGCCGTCTCTCTGATTGGCGACGATATTAGGGTATTGGTGGCCGGTAAGGGGGACATAGAAAAATACAAGCGTATGGCGAAAAAAATGAGAGTATCGGAACGGTTTATTTTTTTAGGCCCGGTAAAGGAGATAGAGAGGGTCTATGCTGCAGGTGACATATTTGTCCTGCCAACCATTTACGACCCCTTCAGTAACGCTACCCTTGAGGCTATGGCCTCAGGGCTTCCTGCTGTTACTACTACTTTCAACGGAGCCTCTGAGCTAATAGAGCCGTGGATAAACGGAGCAGTCTTAGATGACCCGTTAGATTATGAAGCATTAGCCGTTGCAATTACAACCGCCCTGCCTCATGCGGCTGAGATGGGTAAAAGCGCCTGGGTGAAGGCCGGAGGGTTTAGCATAGAGCATGCCGCCACTGAGTTTATCTCCCTAATTGATGATTTTGTTAAAGGAAATACCGGTGGATAA
- a CDS encoding DUF1566 domain-containing protein — protein sequence MSRIAFCLSLFVIITLFSVQRGYAQQQRFETLSDLVVKDTKSGLMWVRNANISGKAATKEGADRLLKDLNDNKYGGYADWRLPNIYDFITLIDYSKYRPALPKDQTFFNLQYVYITSTPCVHRQGHYWTVNIQHGDIRMFEEGTSLYVWPVRNAN from the coding sequence ATGTCAAGAATAGCCTTTTGTTTATCGCTTTTTGTAATCATTACTTTATTTAGTGTCCAGAGGGGATACGCGCAACAACAAAGATTCGAGACCCTCTCAGACTTAGTGGTTAAGGATACAAAAAGCGGGTTAATGTGGGTACGTAACGCCAACATAAGTGGCAAGGCAGCTACAAAAGAGGGAGCTGATCGATTGTTAAAAGACCTTAACGATAATAAATATGGGGGTTATGCTGACTGGAGGCTTCCCAATATTTATGACTTTATCACTCTTATCGATTACTCAAAGTACAGGCCGGCTCTTCCTAAAGATCAAACTTTTTTTAATTTACAATATGTTTATATAACTTCTACACCATGTGTGCACAGACAAGGACACTACTGGACTGTTAATATTCAACATGGGGATATCAGAATGTTTGAGGAGGGTACATCTTTATACGTCTGGCCGGTAAGAAATGCTAATTAA
- the acsC gene encoding acetyl-CoA decarbonylase/synthase complex subunit gamma — MALTGVEIFKLLPKTNCKKCGFPTCLAFAMQLAARKVSLDACPDVSDAAKATLGEASAPPVRPITLGTGTKAVKLGEETVLFRHEKKFVNPCVFAIGIKDTYDDVTVDKKIDECLTSEIERVGQKLKVDAIAIINDSGDKAKFEALAKKVASKAGDVPAIICTGNTDAAAVALAQFKDKKALLYGATMANVTEMAGIAKGNGAALGVAASNLDELQDLTEKAKGAGIEDIVMDSGAKKAKDILEHNTLLRRAAIKKGNKSVGFPTINFMMRDDNLLETLMVGLGIAKYSSIVVLSSAEKWKNLVTFTLRQNIYTDPQVPMQVAQNIYEIGAPAPNSPLIVTTNFSLTYFIVAGEVENSKVPTWLAVMDCEGLSVLTAWAAGKFTAGKIAAFIKESGVEDKISNKELIIPGYVAILSGALEEKLEGWKITVGPREANAIPTYLKSKTA, encoded by the coding sequence ATGGCATTAACCGGAGTGGAAATATTTAAGCTACTACCAAAGACTAACTGTAAGAAGTGCGGATTTCCAACATGTTTGGCTTTTGCCATGCAGTTGGCTGCCCGTAAGGTATCCCTGGATGCCTGCCCGGATGTCTCCGATGCGGCAAAGGCAACCCTGGGTGAGGCCTCAGCCCCTCCCGTCAGGCCTATCACATTAGGGACGGGCACAAAAGCTGTAAAACTCGGCGAGGAAACAGTACTTTTCCGCCACGAAAAGAAATTTGTAAATCCATGTGTTTTTGCCATCGGTATCAAGGACACATATGATGATGTCACTGTGGATAAGAAAATAGACGAGTGTCTTACCTCGGAGATTGAAAGGGTCGGCCAAAAACTTAAAGTTGACGCTATCGCAATAATCAATGACTCCGGTGATAAGGCTAAGTTTGAAGCACTTGCCAAAAAAGTTGCATCTAAAGCCGGTGATGTGCCTGCTATAATATGTACCGGTAACACCGATGCCGCTGCAGTGGCGTTGGCACAGTTTAAAGACAAGAAGGCGCTGCTTTACGGGGCGACAATGGCAAATGTTACTGAAATGGCTGGTATTGCTAAAGGCAACGGCGCCGCTCTGGGGGTTGCCGCCTCAAACCTCGATGAGCTGCAAGACTTAACGGAAAAGGCAAAAGGGGCCGGTATCGAGGATATTGTTATGGACTCAGGCGCTAAGAAGGCTAAGGATATACTTGAGCATAATACTCTGCTGCGGCGGGCAGCCATCAAAAAAGGCAATAAATCAGTAGGGTTCCCCACTATTAATTTCATGATGAGAGACGATAATCTCCTTGAGACTTTAATGGTGGGTCTGGGTATTGCCAAGTACTCATCTATTGTGGTGCTCTCAAGCGCTGAGAAGTGGAAAAACCTTGTCACCTTTACCCTGAGACAAAATATCTACACTGACCCTCAGGTACCGATGCAGGTAGCGCAGAATATTTATGAAATAGGGGCGCCTGCGCCAAATTCTCCTCTGATTGTAACCACAAACTTCTCGCTTACATACTTTATAGTGGCCGGAGAGGTGGAAAACAGCAAGGTGCCGACATGGCTTGCCGTTATGGATTGTGAGGGGCTCTCAGTGCTTACAGCGTGGGCGGCAGGTAAATTCACAGCCGGCAAAATTGCAGCATTTATTAAAGAAAGCGGTGTAGAGGATAAGATTTCCAATAAGGAACTGATAATTCCAGGCTACGTTGCTATTCTAAGCGGCGCTCTTGAGGAAAAACTTGAGGGCTGGAAAATCACCGTGGGCCCAAGAGAAGCTAACG
- the larC gene encoding nickel pincer cofactor biosynthesis protein LarC has protein sequence MKICYVECKSGISGDMLSGALIDAGVPPEYLKGTLEGLSVREFEITSRRVLRCGIQGVKFDVKTTDNSPARKWSDIREIYQCSTLKENVKNRCLSIFEALFRAEGKVHGKPYDEVHLHELGAVDCMVDITSFVAAVDYLSVSDIYFSRINVGGGTVITSHGLLPVPAPVTVELLKDVPIYSDCDDMELTTPTGAAIVKTTATGFTSMPDMTIKSAGYGCGEKDLPGRPNVLRVFVGEMQTGMSERVLAIESNIDDMPGEIYGYLMERLMEAGALDVYFTPIIMKKSRPAIKLTVICTSGSESALTGIIFSETTTFGLRSWELSRQILKRQQQMVQTPFGYIRIKTAMDKDGGIVTASPEYEDCRRVAAAHQIPLKRAMEEAKKSFEILRLGKKT, from the coding sequence ATGAAGATATGCTACGTAGAGTGTAAATCAGGGATAAGCGGGGATATGTTAAGCGGGGCGCTGATTGATGCCGGAGTGCCGCCGGAGTACCTGAAGGGCACTCTGGAGGGTCTCTCAGTCAGAGAGTTTGAGATTACTTCAAGACGTGTTTTGCGTTGTGGCATACAGGGTGTTAAGTTTGACGTTAAAACAACAGACAACAGTCCGGCAAGGAAATGGAGTGACATCAGGGAGATATACCAATGCTCCACACTAAAGGAAAATGTTAAAAACAGATGTCTTTCTATCTTTGAGGCGCTCTTTAGGGCCGAGGGAAAGGTCCATGGTAAACCCTATGATGAGGTGCATTTGCACGAACTTGGGGCTGTTGACTGCATGGTTGATATAACGAGCTTTGTTGCGGCTGTTGACTATCTGAGTGTCTCAGATATTTATTTTTCCAGAATAAATGTGGGAGGGGGCACTGTGATTACCTCTCACGGACTGCTGCCTGTGCCTGCCCCTGTGACGGTTGAGCTGTTAAAGGATGTGCCCATATATTCCGATTGTGATGATATGGAGCTTACAACACCAACCGGGGCTGCTATAGTAAAGACAACGGCAACAGGTTTTACCTCAATGCCGGATATGACGATAAAGTCGGCGGGTTACGGCTGCGGCGAGAAAGACCTGCCCGGCAGGCCAAATGTTCTGAGAGTGTTTGTTGGTGAAATGCAAACAGGGATGAGCGAAAGAGTTCTGGCAATTGAAAGCAACATAGACGATATGCCAGGTGAGATTTACGGCTACCTGATGGAGAGACTTATGGAGGCTGGAGCACTGGATGTATATTTCACTCCGATAATAATGAAAAAGAGCCGTCCGGCTATAAAACTTACAGTGATATGCACAAGCGGCAGCGAGAGTGCCTTAACCGGTATAATATTCAGTGAGACTACAACTTTTGGACTAAGGAGTTGGGAGCTTTCACGACAGATATTAAAAAGACAACAGCAAATGGTACAGACCCCCTTCGGATACATCCGCATAAAGACCGCCATGGACAAAGACGGCGGGATTGTAACGGCCTCACCGGAGTATGAAGACTGCCGGAGAGTTGCCGCCGCTCATCAGATACCACTAAAGCGTGCCATGGAGGAGGCGAAAAAGAGTTTTGAAATTCTCAGGCTGGGTAAAAAAACATAA